One Nocardia huaxiensis genomic window, CTCCCGCAGCGCACCGTGATTCATCGCATCGTCGAAACACGCCCCGAACGCATCCCCCACCGCCAAACCGCGCAGCGAAGCCAGTGCACGCGAACGACTCTCGAAACTCATCCAGCCAGTCTGTCAGGAAACGCGATCGGCGCCCGACGCGTGGAAGCCGGGAGCTGATCGGTTATGTGGCGGAGTCGGGGAAGGGTTCTACTCCTACAGTGTGGTGGACGTAGTCGGGTTCGATGAGGACGATTACTCGGGTTTCGTCGGGGAGGAGCCAGGGGTAGGTTTCTACGCCGAGGTATTTCCGGGTCAGGCGGTCCATACCGTGGACGGCTTGCTCGCCCTCGATGAAGCCGACGGCGCGGCCGCGGATTTCCATGCGGGCGTAGGGGTTTTCGGGGTCGAAGGCGCACAGTGACAGGCGGGGGTCGCGGCGCAGGTTGCGGTCCTTGATGCGGCCCACCGAGGTGTTGACGACGATGTGTTCCACGCCGTCTATGGTTTCCAGGTCTGCCCACATGGGGGTGAGTTGTGGTTGGCCGCTGGGGTTGAGGGTGGCCAGGACCCAGAAGCGGGGTTCGGTCAGCCATTCCCGTGCTGTCGCATCGAGTTTCGTGGCCATGTGGTTCCTCCGGGGTACGTCGCGGCGGCGCCGGGTTCGGCGGCGCGCGGACACCATCTTGCCCGGATCGACGGGCGCACAACGCCTTCGCCGAGAGCGTGTCGGTCAGCCGGGCTAGCTGCCATGGCCCGCGGACAAGGCCGGGTGGGCCCGGAAGCATGCAACCGGGCCCACCCGTGGACAAAGGGACCGACAGAGAACGTTTCAGGTGTTCCGCTGCGGTGCGGAGACGGCCCGCACCGCGCGGGAAGTGTTGTGTGCGAACGAGATAGGGGCATCACCTCGCTTTCCCGATCGGGGCGCGGGCGGTCAGGCGTCGATGGCCTGGCGTTCGTGGTCGCGCCGGGTGATCTCGATCTTGCGGGGCTTGGCGCGTTCCGCGATGGGAACGGTCAATCGCAGGACGCCGTCGTGGTAGTCCGCGCGAATCGCGTCGGTGTCGAGATTCTCGCCCAGGAACAGCTGGCGGCTGAAGACACCGC contains:
- a CDS encoding PPOX class F420-dependent oxidoreductase — protein: MATKLDATAREWLTEPRFWVLATLNPSGQPQLTPMWADLETIDGVEHIVVNTSVGRIKDRNLRRDPRLSLCAFDPENPYARMEIRGRAVGFIEGEQAVHGMDRLTRKYLGVETYPWLLPDETRVIVLIEPDYVHHTVGVEPFPDSAT